The following proteins are encoded in a genomic region of Oncorhynchus kisutch isolate 150728-3 linkage group LG18, Okis_V2, whole genome shotgun sequence:
- the LOC116354765 gene encoding uncharacterized protein LOC116354765, with product MLVNRVWHVVCVLCCVCVNAEEYEVNYADNYEKEITQDQQDGDSPVTTCQATDLSRWNKLFVALEDSHQRDMMLMEALEKRCGAPGVCQQCLPAIEAVCRGQTEQASPRLHQGLVELKEEVTEREGRMNSSLQQIKQEGAESYGRMMAVLHHLLQNSKEQNHRLHRLEESKLTGEVTEGAGSIGAGHREAEPIRTGHKENGLGLGRGLVGEVDQ from the exons ATGTTGGTGAACAGGGTCTGGCATGTAGTGTGtgtgctctgctgtgtgtgtgtgaacgcagAGGAATATGAAGTGAACTACGCAGACAACTACGAAAAGGAGATTACACAGGACCAACAGGACG GGGACTCCCCTGTGACTACCTGCCAGGCTACAGACCTCTCTCGCTGGAACAAACTCTTCGTGGCTCTGGAGGACTCCCACCAGAGGGATATGATGCTGATGGAAGCCCTGGAGAAACGCTGTGGAGCCCCGGGAGTCTGCCAGCAGTGCCTGCCCGCCATCGAGGCAGTTTGCCGGGGGCAGACAGAGCAGGCGAGCCCCAGGCTCCATCAAGGCCTAGTGGAGCTGAAGGAGGAGGTAACCGAGCGAGAGGGGAGAATGAATTCTTCACTACAGCAGATCAAACAGGAGGGAGCAGAAAGTTATGGGAGGATGATGGCTGTGTTACATCATCTCCTTCAGAACAGCAAAGAGCAGAACCATAGACTACATCGATTGGAGGAGAGTAAGCTGACAGGGGAGGTGACAGAAGGGGCTGGATCTATAGGAGCCGGGCATAGAGAAGCAGAGCCAATCAGGACAGGGCATAAAGAGAATGGGTTGGGTTTGGGGAGGGGCTTAGTGGGAGAGGTGGACCAATAG
- the LOC109884505 gene encoding endophilin-B2, whose translation MDITRLAVDAGAFINRAVQYTEEALGQAEKTELDSRLGSLLDRAESTKTWTDKIISQTETLLQPNPGARLEDLLYKGLDWSAPERPTPHELLSENMMDAALELGRHTPYGSTLIKCGELERQIGLANKKLIQSTDINFLSPLRRFTDQEYTVIQNERRQLVNKRLDLDIAKARLRKAQEADSEARGLNANPLGEEYVAHVSYMFSFLRVRWLKMWAQEVSQAEMELRISQCVFDRQSEITRLLLEGINTTHAAHLRSLSDFVEAQGSYYAQCYQLTQDLHTQLACAPPLICYNNNGHLETNQPSTGNLPLATIQPLATSDSATTNQATSQPLTTTQPLATCESLTTIQATGQPLSTNQTANESSKTNKSSTTNKSLTNNQTSRQLLATTGSSTTNQALSIIQTNSQALQTNQATSQPLQTNQATSQPLQTNQAIHQPLQTNQATSQPLQTNQATNQLRQTNQATSQPLETNQATSQPLQTNQETRQPLQTNQATNQPLGTNQPTSTNQPGNQTTPTNQPGNQPTSRNQPGNQPTPTNQPGNQPTPTNQPGNQPTSRNQPGNQPTSTNQPGNQTTPTNQPGNQPTSRNQPGNQPIPTNHPGNQ comes from the exons ATGGATATCACGAGGCTCGCTGTGGACGCGGGCGCGTTTATCAACCGAGCTGTTCAG TATACGGAGGAAGCTCTGGGACAGGCTGAGAAGACAGAGTTGGACAGCCGGTTGGGGAGTCTCCTGGACAGAGCAGAGTCCACTAAGACCTGGACTGACAAAATCATCTCACAGACTGAGACTTTATTGCAGCCTAACCctg GAGCTCGTTTAGAGGACTTGTTGTATAAGGGTCTGGATTGGAGCGCCCCTGAGAGGCCAACCCCCCACGAGCTGCTGAGTGAAAACATGATGGACGCTGCTCTGGAACTGGGGAGACACACACcttacg gtagtacTCTGATTAAGTGTGGGGAGTTGGAGAGGCAGATCGGGTTGGCGAACAAGAAGCTGATCCAGAGTACAGACATCAACTTCCTGTCTCCTCTACGGAGGTTTACTGACCAGGAATACACAGtcatacag AATGAGCGCAGGCAGCTGGTGAATAAGCGGTTAGATCTGGACATTGCGAAGGCCAGACTGAGAAAGGCACAGGAAGCAGACAGCGAGGCCCGG ggtctAAATGCTAACCCATTAGGAGAGGAGTATGTAGCTCATGTCTCCTACATGTTCAGCTTCCTACGAGTCAGATGGCTGAAG ATGTGGGCCCAAGAAGTCTCTCAGGCAGAGATGGAGCTGAGGatctctcagtgtgtgtttgaccgacagtcagagatcaccagaCTACTGCTGGAGGGAATCAACACTACACAT GCTGCCCATTTGAGAAGCCTGTCTGACTTTGTAGAAGCCCAGGGTAGCTACTACGCTCAGTGTTACCAGCTCACACAGGACCTACACACCCAACTGGCctg CGCTCCCCCTCTGATCTGCTACAATAACAACGGGCACTTAGAAACTAACCAACCCTCAACAGGTAACCTGCCCTTAGCAACCATTCAGCCCCTAGCAACCAGTGACTCTGCAACAACCAACCAGGCAACTAGCCAACCCTTAACAACCACCCAGCCCTTAGCAACATGTGAGTCTTTGACAACCATCCAGGCAACTGGCCAACCCCTATCAACCAACCAGACAGCCAATGAGTCCTCAAAAACCAACAAGTCCTCGACAACCAATAAGTCCTTGACAAACAACCAGACAAGCAGACAACTCTTAGCAACCACTGGATCCTCTACAACCAACCAG GCTTTGTCAATCATCCAGACAAACAGCCAAGCCCTACAAACCAACCAGGCAACCAGCCAACCTCTACAAACCAACCAGGCAACCAGCCAACCCCTACAAACCAACCAGGCAATCCACCAACCCCTACAAACCAACCAGGCAACCAGCCAACCTCTGCAAACCAACCAGGCAACCAACCAACTCCGGCAAACCAACCAGGCAACCAGCCAACCTCTAGAAACCAACCAGGCAACCAGCCAACCTCTACAAACCAACCAGGAAACCAGACAACCCCTACAAACCAACCAGGCAACAAACCAACCTCTAGGAACCAACCAGCCAACCTCTACAAACCAACCAGGTAACCAGACAACCCCTACAAACCAACCCGGCAACCAGCCAACCTCTAGGAACCAACCAGGCAACCAGCCAACCCCGACAAACCAACCAGGCAACCAGCCAACCCCTACAAACCAACCAGGCAACCAGCCAACCTCTAGGAACCAACCAGGCAACCAGCCAACCTCTACAAACCAACCAGGCAACCAGACAACCCCTACAAACCAACCCGGCAACCAGCCAACCTCTAGGAACCAACCAGGCAACCAGCCAATCCCTACAAACCATCCAGGCAACCAATGA